The following are from one region of the Candidatus Dependentiae bacterium genome:
- the atpH gene encoding ATP synthase F1 subunit delta: MSGSKSYIAQKYAVAFVNVYGKHIDKNMCDMLMDLAWKLKKKYGALALLSTPCIAYEAKHHALKKLLPVQYFDTLIGLLIKNKRILLLPQVLVHIVKYYYKQHNIIRFVISSAQELTGQEIKTVVDFLATKANTVVIYHYKIDQQLIAGIRAQSDQFVWECSVRQRLQHIERTLLIG; encoded by the coding sequence ATGAGTGGAAGCAAAAGTTACATTGCACAGAAGTATGCTGTTGCATTTGTAAATGTATATGGCAAACATATTGACAAAAATATGTGCGATATGCTGATGGATCTTGCGTGGAAACTAAAAAAAAAATATGGTGCACTTGCATTGCTTAGTACACCTTGCATTGCATATGAAGCAAAACATCATGCTCTTAAAAAATTATTGCCAGTACAGTATTTTGATACGCTTATTGGTTTATTAATAAAAAATAAAAGAATTTTATTGTTGCCGCAGGTGCTTGTTCATATTGTTAAGTACTACTATAAGCAGCATAACATTATTCGTTTTGTTATTTCTAGCGCACAAGAGTTGACAGGACAAGAAATAAAAACTGTGGTTGATTTTTTAGCGACAAAAGCAAATACTGTTGTTATCTACCATTATAAAATAGATCAACAGTTAATTGCTGGTATTCGTGCCCAGAGTGATCAGTTTGTGTGGGAATGCTCTGTACGGCAACGGCTGCAACATATTGAACGTACGCTCCTCATTGGGTAA
- a CDS encoding ribulose-phosphate 3-epimerase translates to MAAIYPSLISADLLNLEHVLHELNPHVPGYHLDIMDSHFVPNLTWGPAFIDAIARKTHRQLWVHLMVTNPLPWCEILQLPANSIFSFHVESEGNIARIIKKIKEKKWIPSITINPQTAIEKVLPSLEILNHVLLMSVEPGFSGQEFIPSTVEKLKRLNGYRQTSGLTFTIGIDGGINKNNIKNLTDAGANHIAAASAIFNDNNIIDSFKELKEAL, encoded by the coding sequence ATGGCGGCTATTTACCCTTCATTGATATCTGCTGACTTATTAAATCTAGAACATGTTTTACATGAATTAAATCCACATGTTCCCGGTTATCATCTTGATATTATGGATAGTCATTTTGTACCTAATTTAACATGGGGGCCAGCATTTATAGATGCCATTGCACGAAAAACTCATCGGCAATTATGGGTACATTTAATGGTTACCAATCCCTTGCCATGGTGCGAAATATTACAACTCCCTGCCAACAGTATTTTTAGCTTTCATGTAGAATCTGAAGGAAACATTGCACGCATTATTAAAAAAATAAAAGAAAAAAAATGGATTCCAAGTATTACTATTAACCCACAAACAGCAATAGAAAAAGTATTACCATCACTTGAAATACTTAATCATGTATTATTGATGTCTGTTGAACCCGGCTTTTCTGGACAGGAATTTATACCATCAACAGTAGAAAAATTAAAACGATTAAATGGGTATAGACAAACAAGCGGCTTAACATTTACTATCGGTATTGATGGTGGCATAAATAAAAACAATATTAAAAATCTTACTGATGCCGGCGCTAATCATATTGCTGCCGCTTCTGCAATTTTTAATGATAATAACATCATTGACTCATTTAAAGAATTAAAAGAAGCACTTTAA
- the atpE gene encoding ATP synthase F0 subunit C, with translation MDIVYAKAAACIGAGIAMGLGSIGPALGQGLVGMKACENIGKYSENAGQIRTTMMIAMGIVESSAIYALMIAGGLIYLAMSL, from the coding sequence ATGGATATTGTTTATGCAAAAGCTGCAGCGTGTATTGGCGCTGGTATTGCAATGGGATTAGGGAGTATTGGGCCGGCACTTGGGCAGGGACTTGTTGGAATGAAAGCGTGTGAAAATATTGGTAAATATTCTGAAAATGCCGGGCAAATTCGCACAACTATGATGATTGCCATGGGTATCGTAGAGTCGTCTGCAATTTATGCGTTGATGATTGCGGGTGGATTGATTTATCTAGCAATGTCTCTATAA
- a CDS encoding deoxynucleoside kinase, with protein sequence MDQIGTDKRYFIVEGNIGAGKSTFLRILKEQLNVPIIFEPVEKWQTIEGTTENLLEKFYSDTQRWAYTFQSYAFITRVLALEDALKTTPYQTSVLERSVFSDRYCFARNCYEQGNMNALEWKLYQEWFVWLVNNVMTKPAGFIYLKADPKKCYERLCKRGRSEESPVALDYLQQLHNKHEKWLIEKDNIADYLQDLPVLVLDCNQEFESDVAVQRNHIKYIRQFIHDEEVYVPKEKLVPKALV encoded by the coding sequence ATGGATCAGATAGGCACTGATAAGCGATACTTTATTGTGGAAGGTAATATTGGAGCAGGTAAATCTACTTTTTTGCGCATTTTAAAAGAGCAACTCAATGTGCCAATTATTTTTGAGCCGGTAGAAAAATGGCAAACAATTGAAGGTACTACAGAAAATCTATTAGAAAAATTTTATTCCGATACGCAGCGATGGGCGTATACATTTCAATCATATGCATTTATTACTCGTGTTCTTGCGCTAGAAGATGCATTAAAAACAACACCGTATCAAACAAGTGTTCTTGAACGATCAGTGTTTTCTGATCGATACTGTTTTGCAAGAAATTGTTATGAACAGGGTAATATGAATGCGCTTGAGTGGAAATTGTATCAAGAATGGTTTGTGTGGCTTGTGAATAATGTAATGACAAAGCCTGCTGGTTTTATTTATTTAAAAGCAGATCCAAAAAAATGTTATGAGCGTTTGTGCAAACGTGGTAGATCGGAAGAATCTCCTGTTGCTCTAGATTATTTGCAACAGTTACACAACAAGCATGAGAAGTGGTTAATAGAAAAAGATAATATCGCAGATTACTTGCAAGATTTGCCAGTGCTTGTGTTAGATTGTAACCAAGAGTTTGAAAGTGATGTAGCGGTGCAACGCAATCATATAAAATACATTAGGCAGTTTATACATGATGAGGAGGTCTATGTACCAAAAGAAAAGCTCGTGCCAAAGGCGTTAGTTTAA
- the atpA gene encoding F0F1 ATP synthase subunit alpha, with translation MDVKNIDLISLFEKSLQELPEQELEEVGVVVSVGDGICHVHGLNNAIFGERIDFEGGNSGIIFNLDESSVAVFLLYETVHVKELEVAKRTGQVYKTPVGDTMLGRVISALGVPLDGLGEIATDELRPIEAIVPQIIERSPVNESLETGILSIDALVPIGKGQRELIIGNRNTGKTAIVLDAILHQKGKNVKCIYVSIGQRQANVARLVRLLQENNALEYTTIVAADASQAVLNHYLAPYVGCTVGEYWRDKGEDVLIIYDDLSNHAIAFRQMSLLLRRAPGREAFPGDVFYLHSRLLERAGKLATGGSLTALPIVQIQSDDITAYIPTNLISITDGQIFLDTKLFNQGIRPAVNVELSVSRVGGSAQTKAVKKMTKALRLELAQYNELLDFAQFGTELDDVSQRKLQRGALAVEMLKQQQYETYSFVDQALILFLLKEDFLDSLAVKHVQPFICQFVSFVQSVHKDVYEAILSAADVDDDVSEKLKTIAAEFSVLFVPQEKK, from the coding sequence ATGGATGTTAAAAATATCGATCTTATTTCGTTGTTTGAAAAATCATTACAAGAATTACCAGAGCAGGAACTCGAAGAAGTTGGAGTTGTTGTTAGTGTTGGTGACGGTATTTGCCATGTGCATGGTTTGAATAATGCAATTTTTGGTGAGCGTATTGATTTTGAAGGTGGCAATAGTGGTATTATTTTTAATTTAGATGAATCTTCTGTTGCGGTATTTTTATTGTATGAAACAGTGCACGTAAAAGAATTAGAAGTTGCCAAGCGTACGGGGCAAGTATATAAAACACCCGTTGGTGATACAATGCTTGGCCGTGTTATTTCTGCACTAGGTGTGCCACTTGATGGTTTGGGAGAAATTGCTACAGATGAATTGCGGCCAATCGAAGCGATTGTACCGCAAATTATTGAGCGTTCTCCTGTCAATGAATCATTAGAAACTGGTATTTTATCAATTGACGCGTTGGTGCCAATTGGTAAAGGCCAACGTGAATTGATTATTGGTAACCGCAATACCGGAAAAACTGCAATTGTGCTGGATGCGATTTTGCATCAAAAAGGTAAAAACGTAAAATGTATTTATGTTTCTATTGGTCAACGGCAAGCGAATGTGGCGAGATTAGTACGATTATTGCAAGAAAATAATGCATTGGAATATACAACAATTGTAGCAGCTGATGCGAGCCAAGCAGTACTGAATCATTATCTTGCTCCGTATGTCGGTTGTACTGTTGGTGAATATTGGCGAGACAAAGGTGAAGATGTATTAATTATTTATGATGATTTAAGTAATCATGCAATTGCATTTCGTCAAATGTCTTTATTATTACGCCGTGCGCCAGGTCGTGAAGCATTTCCTGGTGATGTTTTTTATCTGCATTCACGGTTGCTTGAGCGTGCAGGGAAATTAGCGACAGGTGGTTCATTAACTGCATTGCCGATTGTACAGATTCAAAGTGATGATATTACTGCATATATTCCGACTAACTTGATTTCTATCACAGACGGACAAATTTTCTTAGATACTAAATTATTTAATCAGGGTATTCGTCCAGCAGTTAACGTTGAGCTTTCAGTATCTCGTGTTGGCGGTTCTGCACAAACCAAAGCAGTTAAAAAAATGACCAAAGCGTTACGATTAGAACTTGCACAATACAATGAACTACTGGATTTTGCACAGTTTGGTACTGAGCTTGATGATGTCTCGCAACGCAAATTACAACGCGGTGCATTAGCAGTTGAAATGCTTAAGCAGCAGCAATATGAAACTTATTCATTTGTTGATCAAGCACTTATTCTGTTTTTACTTAAAGAAGATTTTTTAGATTCGCTTGCAGTTAAACATGTACAGCCCTTTATATGTCAGTTTGTTAGTTTTGTTCAATCTGTACATAAAGATGTGTATGAGGCAATTCTGAGCGCAGCAGATGTTGATGACGATGTATCTGAAAAGCTCAAAACAATTGCGGCGGAATTTAGTGTATTATTTGTTCCGCAAGAAAAAAAATAA